Proteins encoded by one window of Vigna radiata var. radiata cultivar VC1973A chromosome 5, Vradiata_ver6, whole genome shotgun sequence:
- the LOC106760651 gene encoding uncharacterized protein LOC106760651: MTVNQIIDEMKKSFSVGISPWKAGRAKEIATDSLVGDGERQYGRLYDYVGELLRVKAGTFKIKVNRPQPTLPPRFGSFYMCLEGCKQGFLGSRRPFIGVDGCHLKTSYGGQLLVAVARDPNDQYFPLAFAVVESECKETWRWFLSLLLDDIGGIDCQRWIFISDQQKGLMAVFDEILMGVEHRLCLRHLYNNYKKKFGGGLLIRDLMMAAAKATYFQEWEKKMGELKTINSDAYNWLMALPTKSWCKHAFSAYPRCDVXINNLSESFNSTILLARDKPIITMMEWIRSYIMSRFATLREKSNTYHGDVMPKPRKRLDREVEKSGNWLPVWAGGSKFEVTHGFTMDKFVVDVSNHSCSCYFWDLVGIPCRHAVAAIHYKLENPEDYVHPYYKKEAYQTCYAPQIIPINGQQLWPRSETEPLLPPIYKTPPGRPKKLRRREADEYVSHSKLSKKNIGMKCSSCHAYGHNVRSCKKGQSSKDTGVARGSASTVRGASTSTGRGASASTGRGASASAGRGASASAGRPGSASAGRPGSALAGRL, encoded by the exons ATGACAGTGAACCAAATCATAGATGAAATGAAGAAGTCATTTAGTGTTGGAATAAGTCCCTGGAAGGCTGGAAGAGCAAAGGAAATTGCAACGGACTCTTTAGTGGGTGATGGAGAACGACAATATGGTCGTCTTTATGATTATGTGGGTGAGTTGTTAAGAGTGAAGGCTGGAACCTTCAAGATTAAGGTGAATCGACCCCAACCCACTTTGCCTCCAAGGTTTGGGTCATTCTACATGTGTTTAGAGGGTTGTAAACAAGGGTTCTTGGGTAGTCGCAGGCCATTCATTGGGGTTGATGGCTGTCATTTGAAGACAAGTTATGGAGGTCAGTTGTTAGTGGCAGTGGCAAGAGACCCTAATGACCAATATTTCCCACTAGCTTTTGCTGTGGTTGAAAGTGAATGCAAGGAGACATGGAGGTGGTTTTTGTCCCTGTTGCTGGATGATATTGGGGGCATAGATTGTCAACGCTGGATCTTTATTTCGGATCAACAAAAG GGATTAATGGCTGtatttgatgagattttgatGGGGGTGGAGCATAGGCTGTGTTTAAGGCATTTGTACAACAACTATAAGAAGAAATTCGGTGGAGGTTTGCTCATTAGAGACCTTATGATGGCAGCAGCAAAGGCGACATACTTTCAGGAATGGGAAAAAAAAATGGGTGAGTTGAAGACTATCAATTCTGATGCTTATAATTGGTTAATGGCACTTCCAACTAAATCATGGTGCAAACATGCATTTAGTGCATATCCTAGATGTGATGTATNAATCAATAATTTATCTGAATCATTTAATAGTACAATTTTGTTGGCAAGAGACAAACCTATAATTACTATGATGGAATGGATTAGGTCATATATTATGAGTAGGTTTGCAACTCtaagagaaaaatcaaacacatatcATGGTGATGTTATGCCTAAGCCAAGAAAAAGATTGGATAGGGAAGTTGAGAAAAGTGGCAATTGGCTACCAGTTTGGGCAGGGGGTTCAAAATTTGAAGTCACTCATGGCTTCACTATGGACAAATTTGTTGTTGATGTAAGTAATCATAGTTGTAGTTGCTACTTTTGGGATTTAGTTGGAATACCTTGTAGACATGCCGTTGCTGCCATACATTATAAATTAGAGAACCCAGAAGATTATGTTCATCCATATTACAAGAAAGAAGCATATCAAACTTGTTATGCACCTCAAATAATTCCAATCAATGGCCAACAACTTTGGCCTAGATCTGAGACTGAACCACTACTACCACCCATTTATAAAACACCTCCTGGGAGGCCAAAGAAGTtaagaagaagagaagctgaTGAATATGTCAGCCATTCAAAGTTATCCAAGAAAAATATTGGTATGAAGTGTAGCAGTTGTCATGCATATGGACACAATGTAAGAAGTTGTAAAAAGGGGCAGTCAAGCAAG GACACAGGGGTTGCAAGAGGTTCTGCATCAACTGTTAGAGGGGCATCTACATCAACTGGGAGAGGGGCATCTGCATCAACTGGGAGAGGGGCATCTGCATCAGCTGGGAGAGGGGCATCTGCATCAGCTGGGAGGCCTGGATCTGCATCAGCTGGGAGGCCTGGATCTGCATTAGCTGGGAGGCTTTGA